Genomic window (Myxococcales bacterium):
GCGCGACGATCGACCGGCCAGCGCGATCGCCCCGGCGCCATGACGCGGCGGGTCGCTGCGCGGGACCGCCGACGCTCGACGTGGCGCCGCGCCGGCGCCGTGACGCGGACGACCGCTCGGCGCGCGGCGGCGCCCGCGTCCAGCGCGGCGGCTACTTCCACTGCTCGGTGAGGATCGTGATCGTGCGGTCGTCGGAGCCGTTCGCCGGGCCCTCGATGACCACCCAGTGCTTGCCGACCTTGCGCAGCTCGCTGCCGTTGTCGCCCATCCACATCCAGCCGCTCGCGCCCTTCGACGCGCGGTAGCCGTTCTTCTTGGCCAGCGACTTGAGCGTCGTGCGCAGCTCCGCGGGGACCTTCACGCTGCGCTTCTTGCCGGTCAGGACCGCCGCGACCTCCGCGACCACCTCGGGCAGGTGCTGCGGGGTGAGCGTGGTCAGGCGCAGCTCGTTGGCGGGGCCGTCGTGCCAGACCGTCAGGGCGACCAGGCCGATCGTCGGCTCGGTGGCGAGGTCCCACGGGCCGGTGGCCGCGGCCGGGCGCTGCACCGTGATGCCGATCAGCACCTTGCCCATCGGCAGCTTGGCGGCGGTGCCGTGGACCCAGCCGTCGGCGGCGACGCACCACGCGCGGCGCGGCGAGGCCTTGTCGTCGCAGCCCGCGGCGCCCTGCAGCTCGGCCAGGGCCAGGCGGGTCGGGTCGGGCTTCATCCGCTTGGCGGCGGCGGGGGTGGTCGCGAGCGCCAGCGCGAGCGCGGCGAGCGAGAGCGTGGCGGACTTCATCTTCCGAGCCTACGCGGTTTCGGCGGCCGGCGCCGGCGCTTCACGCTCGCGCGCCACGCTGCGGCTGCACATACGCGGTCGATGCTCGACGCGCGCGCGCGATGGCAGGACTGGCGATGGGCGCCGGCGGCCCGACGGCGGTCGAGGTCGACGCGGCGGTGGTCGTGGACGGGGCGATCACCCCGATGGCGCACGACGAGGACCAGCCCGCGTGATCGACGCCTACGACAACTGTCCGCACGTGGCCAACCTCGCCCACCTCGACGCGCTGGGCGACGACGCCGGGGTCGACGACCTCGTGATCACGCGGGCGCCGTGACCGCGGCGTCGACGCGCGCGATCTCGACGCGGGCGTCGTTGTAGCAGGGCCCGGCGCCGAGGTCGGTGAGCGCCTGCGGCACCACGGTGGTCGCGGCGCCGCCGTTGGCGGTGTGGAAGCGCCACGTGCCCTTGGGCAGCACCGCCACGCCCGGCCGCAGGTGCGTCGAGATCCGCGCGCCGCACACGATCTCGCCGAGCTGGTTCCAGATCCGGACCGTGTCGCCGTCGCGGATCGCGCGCGCGGCGGCGTCGGCGGGCGCCAGCTCGACCGCGACCGGGGCCTTGCGCAGCTGGCCGAAGGTCGAGCTGATCTGCTGGGCGATGGCGGGCGAGATCAGCGCCAGCGGGAACGCCGCCGTCGCCGGATCGGGCTGGTAGGTGTACAGGCCGTGGGTCGCGGCGAGGTCGAGCGCGGTCGGGCACAGGTCGACCTTGCCGTCGGGCGTCGCCGGCATCACGTCGACGAACAGCCGCGGCGTCGGCAACATCGGCGCGGCCACCGCGCGCGCGCGCAGCTGGGCCCGCAGATCGTCGTCGTGGGCGCCGGCGAAGATCGCGTCGACCAGCTCGTCCTCGGTGCGGGGATCGCCGGGCCGGTCGAGGCCGAGCCGGGTCAGGAGCGCGCCGAAGAGCTGGTGGTTGCTCCGGGCCTCGCCGGGCGGGGTCGCGACCGCGGGCGAGTCGAACAGGCGCATCATGCCGTAGCCGCGGCGGACCTCGCGGTGCTCGAGGAACGCGGTCGCGGGCAGCACGACGTCGGCCCAGCGGCACGAGTCGGTCATGACCTGCTCGTGCACGACCGTGAACAGATCGTCGCGCGCGAGGCCGCGCAGCACCGCCGCCTGATCGGGCACGGTCTGGGTCGGGTTGCAGTTGTAGACGAACAGCGCCTTGATCGGCGCGTCGGTCGCGGCCAGCGCCTGGCCCAGGAGCGCCATGTTGATCTCGCGGGTCGCCGGCTCGGGCTCGGCGATCGCGGGCTCGGGCCCGACGCCCCACGCGGCGTCGCCGTTGGACATGGTGTAGCCGCCGCCGCGCACGCCGAACTTGTTCGCGACCGCCGGCAGCGCCAGCACCGCCGCGACCGCCGAGCCGCCGTTACGGTTGCGCTCGAGGCCCCAGCCGACGCGGATCACCGCGGGCGACGCCGCCGCGTACAGCTCGACGAACCGGGCCAGGTCGGCCTCGGCGCAGCCGCTGACCTCGGCGGCCCGGGCCAGGGTCCACGGCTCGGCGCGGGCGCGCAGCTCGTCGACGCCGCGGGCGTGCGTGGCCAGGAACCGCGCGTCGGCCGCGCCGCGCGCGAACAGCTCACGGATGAACGCCAGCGCCACCGGCAGGTCGGTGCCGGGGCGGACCGGCAGGTGCAGCGCCGCCGAGCGCGCCAGCGGCGTGCGGCGCGGATCGACGACGACGAGCGTCGCTCCGGCCGCGACCGCGCGCTCGATGACCGGCACCAGGTGGATGCCCGAGGCCGACGGGT
Coding sequences:
- a CDS encoding molybdopterin-dependent oxidoreductase, which produces MVATTHASACPLDCPDLCGLRVEVDDGRVIRVDGDERSPLTAGFVCGKVRNIADHLYGADRLHTPLVRVGPKGAGEFAPVTWDVALDQIATRLAAIKAEHGGEAIVPFHYGGSNGWLSEGGLATRFFRRLGASRCLRTLCAAPSTEAVRGLYGKVPGVALEDYGAANLIVVWGCNPSASGIHLVPVIERAVAAGATLVVVDPRRTPLARSAALHLPVRPGTDLPVALAFIRELFARGAADARFLATHARGVDELRARAEPWTLARAAEVSGCAEADLARFVELYAAASPAVIRVGWGLERNRNGGSAVAAVLALPAVANKFGVRGGGYTMSNGDAAWGVGPEPAIAEPEPATREINMALLGQALAATDAPIKALFVYNCNPTQTVPDQAAVLRGLARDDLFTVVHEQVMTDSCRWADVVLPATAFLEHREVRRGYGMMRLFDSPAVATPPGEARSNHQLFGALLTRLGLDRPGDPRTEDELVDAIFAGAHDDDLRAQLRARAVAAPMLPTPRLFVDVMPATPDGKVDLCPTALDLAATHGLYTYQPDPATAAFPLALISPAIAQQISSTFGQLRKAPVAVELAPADAAARAIRDGDTVRIWNQLGEIVCGARISTHLRPGVAVLPKGTWRFHTANGGAATTVVPQALTDLGAGPCYNDARVEIARVDAAVTAPA